A window of the Yersinia rochesterensis genome harbors these coding sequences:
- a CDS encoding acyl-CoA thioesterase, whose protein sequence is MHTHIKVRGFHIDVFQHVNNARYLEFLEEARWKWLEGEPAAQWMAENQIAFIVVNININYRKPAVLGDLLRIDSQLLKLNGKSGVMKQIVTLEPELIPIADAELTFVCIDLHSQKALPIDGELHEKLQEFVNRGR, encoded by the coding sequence ATGCATACTCATATCAAAGTCAGGGGTTTCCATATTGATGTTTTTCAACATGTTAATAATGCCCGCTACTTAGAGTTTCTCGAAGAAGCGCGTTGGAAATGGCTTGAAGGGGAGCCAGCCGCGCAATGGATGGCTGAAAATCAAATCGCTTTTATCGTAGTTAATATCAATATTAACTATCGTAAACCCGCAGTCTTGGGTGACCTATTGCGGATAGATAGCCAACTGTTAAAGTTGAATGGGAAAAGTGGTGTGATGAAACAAATTGTCACGCTGGAACCTGAGTTAATTCCGATAGCTGATGCAGAGTTGACTTTTGTTTGTATCGACCTGCATAGCCAAAAGGCATTACCCATTGATGGGGAATTGCACGAAAAGCTTCAGGAATTTGTTAATCGAGGGCGCTAA
- a CDS encoding SgrR family transcriptional regulator, with protein MRIIHRLTQYQRLYQKFGDNLAATTVGEVAGLLFCSERHARTLIQQLQANEWLSWHSQVGRGKRAQLQCLKNPDALRAAYLQVFLEQGDSQAALELAQLAPDRLQALLNPHMGGQWQADSPVLRIPYYRTLEPLNPLTTIGRAEQHLIYTLHAGLTRFNTGDPQPKPDLAHHWQVSDDGLTWRFFLRSQLRWHNGERLHGQQLLQTLMLLRENTRSQPSFANILTITLPHALCLQFTLSQPDYWLAHRLADLPCRLFHPDHPLLGAGPFKLATFEQHLVRLEQHEFYHLQHPYLEIIEYWITPSLMEHSADGGCQHPVRITIGQEEDFPLARPVQRSMSLGFCYLAINQHRCDMTSHQIAKLLMLVQTSGILEELSIRRGIITPSHEMLPGWPIPKFKADEDPQLPAHLILIYQPPMELKSVAEQLKTVLAAQGCTLEIRASDDKQWKDTRQIEKADLLLADHLVGESPEAAMESWLRLDPLWRGILSPQQQEQQQDTLAHIQQIELAPERFRQLREHYNNLMLSGLILPLFNYQYQVNAPPRINGVILTAYGWFDFSQAWLPPQQPDNQTQAATFSSTI; from the coding sequence ATGCGCATTATACATCGGCTCACCCAATATCAGCGCCTATACCAAAAGTTCGGAGATAACTTAGCGGCGACTACCGTCGGTGAGGTTGCTGGTCTGCTGTTTTGCAGCGAACGTCATGCTCGTACCTTAATACAACAGCTACAGGCTAATGAGTGGCTCAGTTGGCATTCACAGGTGGGTCGGGGAAAACGGGCACAACTGCAATGTCTGAAAAACCCCGATGCACTTCGGGCAGCCTATCTACAGGTGTTTCTCGAACAAGGTGATAGCCAGGCTGCACTCGAATTGGCTCAACTGGCACCCGACCGCCTACAAGCCTTGCTGAACCCTCATATGGGCGGGCAATGGCAAGCAGACAGCCCTGTATTGCGTATTCCTTATTACCGTACACTTGAACCCTTAAACCCACTCACCACCATAGGGAGGGCCGAACAACACCTGATTTATACCTTACACGCGGGCCTGACCCGTTTTAACACCGGTGACCCTCAGCCCAAACCGGATCTGGCTCACCACTGGCAAGTCAGTGATGATGGTTTAACCTGGCGCTTCTTTTTGCGCAGTCAGTTGCGTTGGCATAATGGGGAACGCCTTCACGGCCAGCAATTATTGCAGACGCTGATGTTACTGCGGGAAAATACGCGCAGCCAACCCAGTTTTGCCAATATCCTGACCATCACCCTCCCCCACGCTTTATGTTTGCAATTTACACTTTCTCAGCCGGATTACTGGTTAGCTCATCGATTGGCTGATTTACCCTGCCGCTTATTTCATCCAGACCACCCCCTGCTAGGCGCAGGTCCTTTTAAGTTGGCGACTTTCGAGCAGCATCTGGTACGGCTAGAACAACATGAATTCTACCATTTGCAGCACCCTTATCTGGAGATTATCGAGTATTGGATAACCCCGAGTCTGATGGAGCACTCAGCCGACGGGGGTTGCCAACATCCGGTGCGTATTACCATCGGCCAAGAAGAGGACTTCCCTTTAGCACGCCCCGTACAGCGCAGTATGAGCCTGGGATTTTGTTATCTGGCAATTAATCAGCACCGCTGTGATATGACTTCGCATCAAATAGCCAAGTTGCTGATGTTAGTGCAAACCTCCGGCATATTGGAGGAGCTATCAATCCGACGCGGAATCATAACGCCAAGCCATGAAATGCTGCCGGGCTGGCCAATCCCGAAGTTTAAGGCTGATGAAGACCCCCAGTTGCCAGCCCATCTGATACTGATATATCAGCCACCAATGGAGCTAAAAAGTGTCGCTGAGCAACTAAAAACAGTATTGGCAGCACAAGGTTGTACATTAGAAATCCGTGCTAGCGACGATAAACAGTGGAAAGATACCCGCCAAATTGAAAAGGCAGATTTATTATTAGCAGACCATTTAGTCGGTGAATCACCTGAAGCCGCAATGGAAAGCTGGCTCCGGCTTGATCCACTGTGGCGTGGCATACTCTCACCACAGCAACAGGAACAGCAGCAAGACACGTTAGCTCACATTCAGCAAATCGAACTGGCTCCAGAACGTTTTCGCCAATTACGGGAACACTATAATAACCTGATGTTGTCCGGGCTGATTCTGCCGCTGTTCAACTATCAATATCAGGTCAATGCCCCACCACGAATTAATGGTGTAATATTAACAGCTTACGGTTGGTTCGACTTCAGCCAAGCATGGTTACCCCCACAACAACCTGATAACCAAACTCAGGCAGCTACCTTTTCTAGCACTATCTGA
- a CDS encoding Lrp/AsnC family transcriptional regulator: MLDKTDRKLLCMLQEDCTQSLQVLAEAVNLTSTPCWKRLKRLEDDGFIRRRVALLDSEKLGLGLTAFVLIKTQQHNSDWYQEFVEFTKQMPEVLAFYRMAGEYDYLMQVEVADMKSYDNFYKRMVNGVPGLIDVTSSFAMEKIKYTTALPVPE; the protein is encoded by the coding sequence ATGTTAGATAAAACTGACCGTAAGCTCCTGTGTATGTTGCAAGAAGATTGCACGCAATCACTGCAAGTGCTGGCCGAAGCTGTCAATTTGACTTCTACACCTTGCTGGAAACGTTTGAAGCGCCTTGAGGATGATGGGTTTATCCGCAGGCGAGTGGCATTGTTAGATAGCGAAAAGTTAGGATTAGGACTCACGGCATTTGTGCTGATCAAAACACAGCAGCATAATAGCGATTGGTATCAGGAGTTCGTCGAGTTCACCAAGCAAATGCCAGAGGTGCTGGCATTTTATCGAATGGCGGGGGAGTACGACTATTTGATGCAGGTTGAAGTCGCTGATATGAAGAGTTATGACAACTTTTACAAACGCATGGTGAACGGTGTGCCGGGGTTGATTGATGTAACATCCAGCTTTGCAATGGAAAAAATTAAATACACCACTGCGTTGCCTGTACCTGAGTGA
- the cof gene encoding HMP-PP phosphatase codes for MYRLAAFDMDGTLLMRDHKIGGATLNALHQLVESGVILTFATGRHYLDMKGILSHSGINGYLITGNGTRVCDMDGVHLDGMDLPAELVEFVLRTPWQTNASVHIFRDDGWFTNYNDPALLAAHKTSSFQFQLTTLDALPMTGNHKVCFIASHQELAELKIQLEQQMGDKADFCFSAEECLEMLPRGCNKGAALERLSHHLDLTLADCMAFGDAMNDKEMLSRVGRGLVMGNALPQLKQELPQLQIIGRCEEQGVAHYLQHWLSSPHLTYSPEF; via the coding sequence ATGTACCGTTTAGCCGCTTTTGATATGGATGGAACCTTGCTAATGCGCGACCATAAGATTGGCGGCGCGACATTGAATGCGTTACACCAGTTAGTGGAGAGCGGAGTGATCCTGACATTTGCCACTGGTCGGCATTACCTTGATATGAAAGGTATTCTGTCTCATTCAGGCATTAACGGTTATTTAATTACTGGCAATGGCACTCGAGTGTGTGACATGGATGGAGTGCATTTAGATGGTATGGATTTACCGGCAGAGCTGGTGGAGTTTGTGCTGCGTACCCCATGGCAGACAAATGCCAGTGTTCATATCTTCCGTGATGATGGTTGGTTCACTAATTACAATGATCCAGCATTACTGGCGGCCCATAAAACCAGTAGTTTTCAGTTCCAACTGACCACGCTGGATGCATTACCGATGACGGGTAATCACAAAGTTTGCTTTATTGCGTCACATCAAGAGCTAGCTGAACTTAAGATTCAGCTTGAGCAGCAAATGGGCGACAAAGCTGATTTTTGTTTCTCGGCCGAGGAGTGCCTCGAAATGTTGCCTCGTGGTTGTAATAAAGGGGCGGCTTTAGAGCGATTAAGCCATCATCTTGATTTAACCTTGGCTGATTGCATGGCGTTTGGCGATGCGATGAATGATAAAGAAATGTTGTCGCGAGTCGGCCGTGGGCTAGTGATGGGAAATGCATTACCGCAATTGAAGCAAGAGTTACCTCAATTACAGATTATTGGTCGCTGCGAGGAACAAGGCGTAGCTCACTATTTGCAACATTGGCTAAGTTCACCACACCTCACCTATTCCCCCGAATTCTGA
- the queC gene encoding 7-cyano-7-deazaguanine synthase QueC: MKRAVVVFSGGQDSTTCLIQALQQYDEVHCITFDYGQRHRTEIDVARDLAIQLGAKAHKVLDVTMLNELAVSSLTRDSIPVPIHNEEAGDSLPSTFVPGRNILFLTLAAIYAYQVQAQAVITGVCETDFSGYPDCRDEFVKALNHAIDLGIGRDIAFITPLMWLDKAETWALADYYQQLDRVRHDTLTCYNGIQGDGCGQCAACHLRAKGLEFYLANKSKVLLSLKQKTGLV, encoded by the coding sequence ATGAAACGTGCCGTAGTTGTTTTTAGTGGTGGGCAAGATTCCACAACCTGCTTAATTCAAGCATTACAGCAGTATGATGAAGTCCACTGCATAACGTTCGATTACGGGCAGCGACACCGTACAGAAATCGATGTTGCTCGCGATTTGGCAATTCAACTGGGTGCTAAAGCGCACAAAGTGTTGGATGTGACGATGCTCAATGAGCTAGCGGTCAGCAGCCTGACTCGAGACAGTATTCCCGTCCCAATCCACAATGAAGAGGCTGGAGATTCACTTCCCAGCACATTTGTTCCTGGCCGTAATATTCTTTTTCTGACCTTGGCGGCCATTTATGCTTATCAGGTACAAGCCCAAGCGGTTATTACTGGCGTCTGCGAAACAGATTTCTCCGGTTACCCAGATTGTCGGGATGAATTCGTTAAGGCTCTTAACCATGCAATAGATTTAGGTATAGGTCGAGATATAGCATTCATCACCCCGCTGATGTGGCTTGATAAAGCCGAGACATGGGCATTGGCAGATTATTATCAGCAACTTGATCGCGTCCGTCATGACACCCTAACCTGCTACAATGGGATTCAGGGTGATGGCTGCGGTCAATGTGCTGCCTGCCACTTACGCGCCAAAGGGCTAGAGTTCTATCTGGCTAATAAATCTAAAGTTTTATTGAGCTTAAAACAAAAAACCGGGCTGGTTTGA
- a CDS encoding PLP-dependent cysteine synthase family protein: protein MTNTWVKNAISEIEADFQRSADTHLIRLNLPEFPGIYLYLKDESTHPTGSLKHRLARSLFLYGLCNGWIKEDTTIIEASSGSTAVSEAYFARLIGLPFIAVMPSCTARRKVEQITFYGGRCHFVDHAGQIYAASEQLARELNGHYMDQFTYAERATDWRGNNNIADSIFRQMAREPHPTPNYIVMSAGTGGTSATLGRYIRYQGHDTQLMVVDPENSVFYDCFCHRDRTVTGSCGSRIEGIGRPRAEPSFIPEVIDSMLRVPDAASVATIHWLEGILGRKVGASTGTNVWGALQLAKQMREQGQTGAIVTLLCDSGERYLDTYYDPQWVSNNIGDLASYRNELNNL from the coding sequence ATGACCAACACTTGGGTAAAAAATGCTATCAGTGAAATAGAAGCTGATTTTCAACGCTCCGCTGATACCCACCTAATCCGCTTAAATCTGCCCGAATTTCCCGGCATTTATCTCTATTTAAAAGATGAAAGTACACATCCAACCGGTAGCTTAAAGCACCGTTTGGCCCGCTCTTTGTTTCTCTATGGCCTATGTAATGGCTGGATCAAAGAAGACACCACAATAATAGAAGCCTCATCAGGGAGCACCGCGGTGTCAGAGGCCTATTTTGCCCGCCTGATTGGTTTGCCATTTATTGCAGTAATGCCAAGTTGTACTGCTCGACGTAAAGTGGAGCAAATCACTTTCTATGGTGGGCGCTGCCATTTTGTCGACCATGCCGGGCAAATTTATGCTGCATCCGAGCAATTGGCACGTGAGCTTAACGGCCATTATATGGACCAATTCACTTATGCTGAGCGGGCAACTGATTGGCGTGGGAATAATAACATTGCCGATAGTATCTTCCGCCAAATGGCCCGCGAACCACACCCAACTCCTAACTATATTGTCATGAGCGCCGGCACTGGCGGCACCTCCGCCACTTTGGGGCGCTACATTCGCTATCAAGGGCATGACACCCAACTGATGGTGGTCGATCCGGAAAACTCAGTTTTTTATGATTGTTTCTGTCACCGTGACCGTACAGTTACAGGCAGTTGTGGTAGCCGGATTGAGGGGATTGGTCGGCCACGTGCTGAGCCTTCATTCATCCCAGAAGTGATCGACAGCATGTTACGGGTTCCTGATGCCGCCAGTGTTGCCACCATCCATTGGTTGGAGGGTATATTGGGCCGCAAAGTGGGTGCATCCACCGGCACTAACGTTTGGGGAGCATTACAATTAGCTAAACAAATGCGCGAGCAGGGCCAAACAGGTGCTATCGTGACGCTACTCTGTGACAGCGGCGAGCGTTATCTCGATACTTATTACGATCCTCAGTGGGTAAGCAACAATATCGGCGATTTAGCATCTTATCGCAATGAATTAAACAACCTTTAA